Proteins encoded by one window of Bradyrhizobium sp. B097:
- a CDS encoding FAD-dependent monooxygenase, with amino-acid sequence MGIATDEARQTSVFIAGGGPVGLAMSLLLDRFGIDCVVVEKSPTTTDHPKSRGCWVRTMEIFRQWGIEQAIRERGLQDNSDMFVFLDSIAGHEFGRTRPEPNVGHTPAWKSLVAQDAVEEEILRVVEKSKHATVLFNTACESFEETNSGVNVTTRCEKTGEVTQWTATYLIAADGAGSQTRRSAGIEMVGPSTLAVMSNEYWRADLSRLPIAREAAGFIIVPDRPDLPRAAILNTNGRDRWLTVTQIGLTKDDRERPWTDQEFIEIARGHVGIPDLDVTLLNRSIWRVSMQVAETFRKGRVFLVGDCAHRFPPTGGFGLNSGVQDAHNLAWKLAFVLKGLADEKLLDSYSSERRPIAQSNANFSYGNRLRFGLTDDAVRSRNPDRIRFWINDMDNHLHSIGQNLGHNYEEGAVIPDGTVAKALNSRYYTPTDRPGARFPHMWLEPSRKTSTLDWFDKEFTVVTGPLGSDWLEAGKQVSEKTGLPLSLKQLPSADPADGFQLGMRGAVLVRPDGHVAWRMPWVPSDPAKELAGALSTLLH; translated from the coding sequence ATGGGCATCGCCACCGATGAGGCACGCCAGACGTCCGTATTCATCGCCGGCGGCGGGCCGGTCGGCCTTGCGATGTCATTGCTGCTCGATCGCTTCGGCATCGACTGCGTCGTGGTCGAGAAGAGCCCGACGACAACAGATCATCCCAAGTCGCGCGGCTGCTGGGTCCGCACCATGGAGATCTTCCGGCAGTGGGGGATCGAGCAGGCGATCCGCGAGCGCGGCCTGCAGGACAACTCCGACATGTTCGTGTTCCTCGACAGCATCGCCGGTCACGAGTTCGGCCGCACCCGTCCCGAGCCGAATGTCGGACATACGCCCGCCTGGAAGAGCCTGGTCGCCCAGGATGCCGTCGAGGAGGAAATCCTGCGCGTGGTCGAGAAGTCCAAGCACGCCACGGTCCTGTTCAACACAGCCTGTGAATCGTTCGAGGAGACCAACAGCGGTGTCAACGTCACGACGCGTTGCGAAAAGACCGGCGAGGTGACGCAATGGACGGCGACCTATCTGATCGCCGCCGATGGCGCAGGCAGCCAGACGCGGCGCAGCGCCGGGATCGAGATGGTCGGGCCCTCCACGCTGGCGGTGATGTCGAATGAGTATTGGCGGGCCGATCTGTCGCGGCTGCCGATCGCACGCGAGGCGGCCGGTTTCATCATCGTCCCGGACAGGCCCGATCTGCCGCGCGCCGCCATTTTGAACACCAATGGCCGGGATCGCTGGCTGACCGTGACGCAAATTGGCCTGACCAAGGACGATCGCGAGCGGCCGTGGACCGACCAGGAATTCATCGAGATCGCGCGCGGCCATGTCGGCATTCCGGACCTCGACGTCACGCTTCTCAACCGTTCGATCTGGCGCGTCAGCATGCAGGTGGCCGAGACCTTTCGAAAGGGCCGGGTGTTTCTGGTCGGCGACTGCGCGCACCGCTTTCCGCCGACCGGCGGCTTCGGCCTGAACTCCGGCGTGCAGGACGCGCATAATCTCGCCTGGAAGCTCGCCTTCGTGTTGAAGGGACTCGCGGACGAAAAGCTGCTCGACAGCTATTCCAGCGAGCGCCGCCCGATCGCGCAGTCCAATGCCAATTTCAGCTACGGGAACAGATTGCGATTTGGGCTGACCGACGACGCCGTGCGATCGCGCAATCCGGACCGGATCAGGTTCTGGATCAACGATATGGACAATCATCTGCACAGCATCGGGCAAAACCTCGGACACAATTACGAGGAGGGCGCGGTGATCCCGGATGGCACCGTCGCGAAGGCGCTGAACTCACGCTACTACACGCCGACCGATCGCCCCGGCGCGCGCTTTCCGCACATGTGGCTCGAGCCTTCGCGCAAGACATCGACGCTCGACTGGTTCGACAAGGAATTCACGGTCGTCACCGGTCCGCTCGGCAGCGATTGGCTCGAGGCAGGGAAGCAGGTATCGGAGAAGACCGGCCTGCCGCTCTCGTTGAAACAGTTGCCGTCAGCCGACCCGGCGGACGGATTCCAGCTCGGCATGCGCGGCGCCGTGCTGGTGCGCCCTGACGGACACGTGGCGTGGCGGATGCCGTGGGTGCCGTCGGATCCGGCGAAGGAATTGGCCGGCGCGCTCTCGACGTTGCTGCATTAG
- a CDS encoding alpha/beta hydrolase: protein MQSFESDGVVTAFEKSGRGEPIVLLHGGEADHSMFDGLAPALATNFTVIAYDQRDSGATRNPPSSYSLADLADDAAALIRGLGYDRVHVFGTSLGGQIAQVLAARHPGRIDRLILSSTWKVNRSPLDVNADVFRTLASYRADTAGNAPRIAEFFFPPDYLRARPELIDIFRGSNREDGQKARRGALLAQPVAADLTGFDRPTLLLAGADDRLIPNAETFALARDLACVETKTIANVGHVASIQAPERVAEAVTAFLNSKKKAA, encoded by the coding sequence ATGCAATCGTTCGAATCTGACGGCGTCGTTACGGCGTTCGAGAAGAGCGGACGCGGCGAGCCGATCGTGCTGCTGCATGGCGGCGAGGCCGATCATTCGATGTTTGACGGCCTTGCGCCCGCGCTGGCGACAAACTTCACCGTGATCGCTTATGACCAGCGCGATTCCGGCGCCACCAGGAATCCTCCGTCGTCCTATTCGCTGGCCGACCTGGCTGACGATGCCGCGGCCCTGATCAGGGGGCTCGGCTACGATCGTGTCCATGTCTTCGGGACCTCGCTGGGCGGCCAGATCGCGCAGGTGCTGGCGGCCCGCCATCCCGGCCGCATCGATCGCCTGATCCTGAGCAGCACCTGGAAGGTCAACAGGAGCCCGCTGGACGTCAATGCGGATGTCTTCCGCACACTCGCGTCGTACCGCGCGGACACCGCAGGCAACGCGCCGAGGATCGCGGAGTTCTTCTTCCCGCCGGACTATCTGCGCGCGCGGCCCGAGTTGATTGACATCTTTCGTGGCTCGAACCGCGAAGACGGCCAGAAGGCGCGACGCGGCGCCTTGCTCGCGCAGCCTGTCGCCGCCGATCTGACGGGCTTTGATCGCCCGACGCTGCTGCTGGCGGGTGCCGACGACCGATTGATCCCGAATGCCGAGACATTTGCGCTCGCCCGCGATCTTGCATGCGTCGAGACCAAGACCATCGCGAACGTCGGCCATGTCGCATCGATCCAGGCTCCCGAGCGGGTGGCGGAGGCGGTGACGGCATTTCTGAATTCAAAAAAGAAGGCGGCTTGA
- a CDS encoding MFS transporter, whose translation MADQASAVPFDEVPVTTRYWLSIIIFAISGVVDFFDFFVVGFLVSVLAPKWHLTFGQTSIMLMSAGIGAMLGAFAAGVLADRFGRKPLAVAGVLLCGLTSGAIAFIPEDGWVAFAILRFFVGVGLAAGAAAAVPAIVEFAPTRHRTLVTSLVVVPVAFGVLSASVTASFLLPLVGWRGLAAVGFLPIILAILTMIIMPESPRWLISKGRVREAQSNIRKLYQVGGESFVLPTLPPANPATFADLFAEQRRFWLTVLIWFGASTANYGVFLWGPTIVALLLGVAPQDAAKMFIYVSLAGVVGRTGFAFLAHRIGRKPCGQLMGYGTAISLALAAYFHNDFAGSVPLFLVFLTIGALFFDGGFSNIGPYPAEIFPVQLSGRAVGLAQLSNGIGKIVGPLCLALIAGADNLVHPSATAAAVMPAFCFLAGAGLLIGLAFTFLGVEPHGRPVALFGENAGASAAPNALAAKPATGQ comes from the coding sequence ATGGCTGACCAAGCGAGCGCTGTGCCGTTCGACGAAGTGCCGGTGACGACGCGCTATTGGCTATCGATCATCATCTTCGCCATCTCCGGCGTGGTGGATTTCTTCGATTTCTTTGTGGTCGGGTTTCTGGTCTCGGTGCTGGCGCCGAAATGGCACCTGACGTTCGGCCAGACCTCGATCATGCTGATGAGCGCCGGCATCGGGGCGATGCTCGGGGCGTTCGCCGCGGGCGTCCTCGCCGATCGCTTCGGGCGCAAGCCGCTGGCGGTTGCCGGCGTTCTGCTTTGCGGCCTCACCTCGGGCGCGATCGCGTTCATTCCGGAGGACGGCTGGGTTGCGTTTGCGATCCTGCGCTTTTTCGTCGGCGTCGGCCTTGCCGCGGGCGCGGCGGCGGCGGTTCCTGCCATCGTCGAATTCGCGCCGACCCGCCATCGCACATTGGTTACGAGCCTCGTGGTGGTTCCGGTCGCCTTCGGCGTGCTGTCGGCGTCGGTGACGGCGAGTTTCCTGTTGCCGCTGGTCGGTTGGCGCGGTCTGGCGGCGGTCGGATTCCTGCCGATCATCCTCGCAATTCTGACCATGATCATCATGCCGGAATCGCCGCGCTGGTTGATCAGCAAGGGCCGCGTGCGTGAGGCGCAGTCGAATATCCGAAAGCTCTATCAGGTCGGCGGCGAGTCGTTTGTCCTGCCCACGCTGCCGCCGGCGAACCCGGCGACATTTGCCGATCTGTTTGCCGAGCAGCGACGGTTCTGGCTGACAGTCCTGATCTGGTTCGGCGCCAGCACGGCGAATTACGGTGTCTTCCTGTGGGGGCCGACGATCGTGGCGCTGCTGCTTGGCGTCGCGCCCCAGGATGCGGCCAAGATGTTCATCTATGTCAGCCTCGCCGGCGTCGTTGGCCGGACCGGCTTTGCCTTTCTTGCCCATCGCATCGGCCGCAAGCCGTGCGGCCAGTTGATGGGCTATGGCACCGCGATCTCGCTGGCGCTGGCCGCCTATTTTCACAACGACTTTGCCGGCTCGGTACCGTTGTTCCTGGTCTTCCTGACCATCGGCGCCCTGTTCTTCGACGGTGGATTTTCGAACATCGGGCCCTATCCCGCGGAAATCTTTCCGGTCCAGCTGTCGGGGCGCGCGGTCGGCCTTGCCCAGCTCTCGAACGGGATCGGCAAGATCGTAGGTCCCTTGTGTCTCGCATTGATCGCCGGCGCAGACAATCTCGTGCATCCAAGTGCGACGGCCGCGGCGGTGATGCCGGCGTTTTGCTTTCTTGCCGGCGCCGGCCTCTTGATCGGGCTTGCCTTCACGTTTCTCGGCGTCGAGCCGCATGGGCGCCCGGTGGCCCTGTTTGGCGAGAACGCGGGCGCGAGCGCAGCACCGAACGCGCTGGCCGCAAAACCGGCAACGGGACAGTAA
- a CDS encoding Xaa-Pro peptidase family protein → MDHALDTIATAAPFDTAKLDRLMDEAGLDILIVTSRHNVQYLLGGYRFFFFDVMEAIGTSRYLPVFVYQKGNPENSAYIGNRMEKFEHALGRISAPIVKADAWGTIDAIGLAIEHVRKLGGSARRVGIEAGFLPADARDHLRAGLGDVELREAHFTLERLRAVKSPAELDLIREASERVVDAMMTTFKGCTPGMTKNDVVARLRREEQERDLVFEYCLIAAGNSHNRAPSNQRLAEGDVISIDSGGNYRGYIGDLSRMGILGEPDSELRELLQQVEEIQQVARRAIRPGALGGDIIAAGEAAVKASPHRAVLDFTAHGIGLVSHEAPRLTATGPVPYAPYDADRPLECGMVISIETALLHPTRGYIKLEDTLLVSEVGWEAPGDHGRGWNSSRLRA, encoded by the coding sequence ATGGATCATGCGCTCGACACGATCGCAACGGCGGCGCCGTTCGATACTGCAAAGCTCGATCGGCTGATGGATGAGGCGGGGCTCGACATCCTGATCGTGACCTCGCGTCACAACGTGCAGTATTTGCTCGGTGGATATCGCTTCTTCTTCTTTGACGTCATGGAGGCGATCGGCACCAGCCGCTATCTGCCGGTGTTTGTCTATCAGAAGGGAAACCCGGAAAATTCCGCATACATCGGTAACCGGATGGAAAAGTTCGAGCACGCGCTCGGACGGATATCGGCGCCGATCGTCAAAGCGGACGCATGGGGGACGATCGATGCGATCGGCCTCGCGATTGAACATGTGAGAAAACTCGGGGGCTCGGCCAGGCGCGTCGGCATCGAGGCAGGATTCCTGCCGGCCGATGCCAGGGATCATCTGCGTGCCGGGCTTGGCGATGTGGAACTCCGTGAAGCCCATTTCACGCTGGAGCGGCTTCGCGCCGTCAAGTCACCGGCCGAACTGGATCTCATCAGAGAGGCTTCCGAACGGGTCGTCGATGCGATGATGACCACGTTCAAGGGCTGCACGCCGGGCATGACCAAGAACGATGTCGTCGCTCGTTTGCGCCGCGAGGAGCAGGAACGCGATCTCGTCTTCGAATATTGCCTGATCGCCGCAGGCAACAGCCATAACCGCGCGCCGTCGAACCAGCGTCTTGCGGAGGGCGACGTGATCTCGATCGATTCCGGCGGAAACTACCGGGGCTATATCGGCGACCTCAGCCGCATGGGTATTTTGGGTGAGCCCGACAGCGAGCTGCGCGAGTTGCTGCAACAGGTCGAGGAGATCCAGCAAGTGGCGCGGCGCGCGATCCGGCCCGGTGCCTTGGGTGGCGACATCATTGCGGCGGGCGAGGCGGCCGTCAAAGCCTCTCCACATCGCGCCGTGCTCGACTTCACCGCACACGGCATCGGGCTTGTCAGCCACGAAGCGCCGCGCCTCACCGCGACCGGCCCGGTACCTTACGCGCCCTATGACGCCGACCGGCCGCTCGAATGCGGGATGGTGATCTCGATCGAAACCGCGCTGCTGCATCCAACGCGCGGCTACATCAAGCTCGAGGACACGCTGCTCGTCTCCGAGGTGGGCTGGGAAGCGCCCGGTGACCACGGCAGGGGGTGGAATTCGTCGCGTCTCAGGGCGTGA
- the ilvA gene encoding threonine ammonia-lyase, biosynthetic: MTAATDALRDYAQSILTARVYDVAVETPLDPMPRLSERLSRAVLLKREDFQPIFSFKLRGAYNKIVRLPDAQRRQGVICASAGNHAQGVALSARKLGIPATIVMPRTTPAIKVEAVRRLGGDVVLHGDTFDDAQTKAREIEVARGLTFVHPFDDPDVIAGQGTVGMEILRQHPDPIEAIFVPIGGGGLAAGVAAFVKFLNPAIKVVGVEPADAASMAAALAKGNVVALDQVGLFADGVAVRKVGAETFRLCRDLLDEVVTVDTDAMCAAIKDIFDDVRSVAEPSGALALAGLKAYAERGALSDGSLIAVNSGANLNFDRLRTIADRAEVGEHREALLAVTVPEKPGSYRHFIRILGSRAITEFNYRFAETTAPAQLFVGIALSRGEAEKREVMELLRREGYPILDLSENEMAKDHVRYMVGGRAPLLRDEVIYRFEFPERPGALLKFLESLAPDWNISLFHYRNHGADYGRILAGIEVKPQERARFVRALDALGYPYWNESENPAYRLFLSAEKG, from the coding sequence ATGACCGCTGCCACCGACGCGCTCCGCGACTACGCCCAAAGCATCCTGACCGCCCGTGTCTACGACGTGGCGGTCGAGACGCCGCTCGATCCGATGCCGCGGCTCTCGGAGCGCCTGTCGCGCGCCGTCCTGCTGAAGCGGGAGGATTTTCAGCCGATCTTCTCCTTCAAGCTTCGCGGCGCCTACAACAAGATCGTCAGGCTGCCGGACGCCCAGCGAAGACAGGGCGTGATCTGCGCGTCGGCGGGCAATCACGCGCAGGGTGTGGCGCTGTCGGCGCGCAAGCTCGGCATTCCCGCGACGATCGTGATGCCGCGGACGACGCCGGCCATCAAGGTCGAAGCCGTCCGGCGTTTGGGCGGCGACGTTGTGCTGCATGGCGACACATTCGACGACGCACAAACCAAGGCCAGGGAGATCGAGGTCGCGCGCGGCCTGACCTTCGTGCATCCGTTCGACGATCCGGACGTGATTGCCGGCCAAGGGACCGTCGGGATGGAAATCCTGCGCCAGCATCCCGATCCGATCGAGGCGATCTTCGTGCCGATCGGCGGCGGCGGACTCGCGGCCGGCGTCGCCGCCTTCGTGAAATTTCTCAACCCCGCGATCAAGGTCGTCGGGGTAGAGCCTGCTGACGCGGCGTCGATGGCGGCGGCGCTCGCCAAGGGCAACGTCGTCGCGCTGGATCAGGTCGGACTGTTCGCCGACGGTGTCGCGGTCCGCAAGGTGGGAGCCGAGACGTTCCGGCTCTGCCGCGACCTGCTCGACGAGGTCGTCACCGTCGACACCGACGCCATGTGCGCGGCCATCAAGGATATCTTCGACGACGTGCGATCGGTGGCCGAGCCCTCCGGCGCATTGGCGCTCGCTGGCCTCAAGGCCTACGCCGAGCGCGGCGCGCTCAGCGACGGGAGTCTGATTGCCGTCAACAGCGGCGCCAATCTGAATTTCGACCGGCTGCGCACCATTGCCGACCGCGCCGAGGTCGGCGAACATCGGGAGGCGCTGCTTGCCGTGACGGTGCCGGAGAAGCCGGGCAGCTACCGGCACTTCATCCGCATCCTCGGCTCGCGGGCGATCACGGAATTCAACTACCGCTTCGCCGAGACGACCGCGCCGGCGCAGCTCTTCGTCGGTATCGCGCTGAGCCGCGGCGAGGCCGAGAAGCGCGAGGTCATGGAGCTGCTGCGGCGCGAGGGCTATCCGATCCTGGATCTGAGCGAGAACGAGATGGCCAAGGACCATGTGCGCTACATGGTGGGTGGTCGCGCGCCGCTTCTGAGGGACGAGGTCATCTACCGCTTCGAATTTCCCGAGCGTCCCGGCGCGTTGCTGAAATTCCTTGAGAGCCTGGCGCCCGACTGGAACATTTCGCTGTTCCATTACCGCAATCACGGCGCCGACTATGGACGCATTCTGGCAGGCATCGAGGTCAAGCCCCAGGAGCGCGCCCGGTTCGTTCGGGCGCTGGATGCGCTCGGCTATCCCTATTGGAACGAGAGCGAGAATCCGGCCTATCGCCTGTTCCTCTCCGCCGAGAAGGGATGA
- a CDS encoding class II aldolase/adducin family protein yields MTREERQLREAIIAKCRWMNSSGLNQGTSGNISARYKDRMLITPSATPYDSMKPEMIASMPLEGHGGAWEGPLQPSTEWRFHLDITRARPDVGAIVHTHSTYATVLAIARKPIPACHYMIAAFGGTDIRCAGYARYGTKELSDHAIAALEGRNGCLLANHGMIALGANLDKAMWLAVELETLARQYYLSLALDSRIILSDEEIADTAKGFSTYGLQAPKPNKARATAKAAPRRAEKRRSSKR; encoded by the coding sequence ATGACCCGTGAGGAACGACAATTGCGCGAGGCGATCATTGCCAAGTGCCGATGGATGAATTCGTCGGGTCTCAACCAGGGGACATCAGGCAACATCTCCGCCCGCTACAAGGACAGAATGCTGATCACGCCCTCGGCGACCCCGTATGATTCGATGAAACCGGAGATGATCGCGTCGATGCCGCTCGAGGGCCACGGTGGCGCGTGGGAGGGGCCGCTGCAGCCCTCCACCGAATGGCGCTTTCACCTCGACATCACGCGCGCCCGGCCCGATGTCGGCGCCATCGTCCACACCCACTCGACCTATGCAACCGTGCTTGCGATCGCGCGCAAGCCGATCCCGGCCTGCCACTACATGATCGCGGCATTCGGCGGCACCGACATCCGCTGCGCCGGCTACGCGCGCTACGGCACCAAGGAATTGTCGGATCATGCGATTGCCGCGCTGGAGGGTCGCAATGGCTGCCTGCTCGCCAATCACGGCATGATCGCGCTCGGCGCCAATCTCGACAAGGCGATGTGGCTCGCGGTCGAGCTCGAGACCCTCGCGCGGCAGTATTACCTCTCGCTTGCGCTCGACTCGCGGATCATCCTGAGCGACGAGGAGATCGCCGACACCGCGAAGGGGTTCTCCACCTACGGGTTGCAGGCGCCAAAGCCGAACAAGGCCCGTGCGACGGCAAAGGCGGCACCGCGCCGCGCCGAGAAACGGCGTAGCAGCAAGCGATGA
- a CDS encoding TRAP transporter substrate-binding protein, with product MAALLVASTVFFGAPASAQVAWQMATEYPRSNISGVGLEKFAELVSAQTNGYVTVRNAFDNELKISSGEMLRAAQEGRIAGGDAFAGPLEASDPVFGLPSLPFVVQSIEAARTINERARPLYEKALAARGLKLLYVTIWPSTGLWSVQPISTPTDLRSIAARTYDYNSAEVMRAVGATAEYLPFNEAIAKVKSHELNAILTSGDGGAGRKLWQDLPHFTAINYAIPISIAFVRTDAFEALPESVQRQVMQVAAETEQSQFQLLANRTAENYARMRANGVEIAEPAPAPVLAALKQGASAPIAMWKAKAPPEAVAIVERALQQQ from the coding sequence ATGGCGGCGCTTCTCGTCGCGTCGACGGTCTTCTTCGGCGCACCTGCGTCCGCTCAAGTGGCGTGGCAGATGGCGACGGAATATCCTCGAAGCAATATTTCGGGAGTTGGCTTGGAAAAATTCGCGGAGCTCGTCTCCGCGCAGACGAACGGATACGTTACAGTCCGCAATGCGTTCGATAACGAGTTGAAGATCAGCTCCGGCGAAATGTTGCGCGCGGCCCAAGAAGGGCGGATTGCCGGTGGCGACGCATTTGCGGGGCCGCTCGAAGCGTCCGATCCGGTGTTTGGTTTGCCGTCGCTGCCGTTTGTCGTCCAGTCCATCGAGGCGGCGCGGACCATCAACGAGCGCGCGCGGCCACTCTATGAGAAGGCTTTGGCCGCGCGCGGCCTCAAGCTCCTGTACGTCACTATTTGGCCGTCCACCGGCCTCTGGAGCGTGCAGCCAATTTCGACGCCGACGGACCTGCGATCTATTGCCGCGCGGACGTATGACTACAATTCGGCCGAGGTGATGCGCGCGGTCGGTGCAACGGCGGAGTATCTTCCGTTCAACGAGGCAATCGCCAAGGTAAAAAGCCATGAGCTGAATGCCATCCTGACATCGGGCGACGGCGGGGCCGGCCGCAAGCTCTGGCAGGATCTGCCCCATTTCACGGCGATCAACTACGCGATCCCGATCTCGATTGCCTTTGTAAGGACCGATGCCTTTGAAGCACTCCCGGAATCGGTTCAACGCCAAGTGATGCAGGTAGCTGCCGAGACGGAACAAAGCCAGTTCCAGCTTCTGGCCAATCGCACGGCCGAGAATTATGCGCGCATGCGCGCCAACGGGGTTGAGATCGCAGAGCCGGCGCCGGCTCCTGTTCTCGCCGCGCTCAAGCAAGGTGCGTCGGCACCAATCGCAATGTGGAAGGCCAAGGCTCCTCCGGAAGCCGTGGCTATCGTTGAGCGGGCGTTGCAGCAGCAGTAG
- a CDS encoding acetamidase/formamidase family protein produces the protein MEHYLTSTPDHLHWGLWDGRLSPVIRIASGDRVTIETLSAEPDEAFDVVSDLVEPLGCSDIPASRGAAPRLLTGPIHIEGAEPGDVLEVRVLDVRLRSDWGWNMRAPTSAARETSLDFCCRHVPLDRTRNIARLPWGRELRLSPCFGNFGVAPPANWDPRKPNEANGFSGRIDNRDLGVGCTAYFPIFVAGALFSAGHGYALLDDGAAQLSAIETALAGTFEFHIHRDLHLATPRVETTSASASRSTVNAFTPQGRDRRTN, from the coding sequence GTGGAGCATTATCTTACCTCGACACCAGATCATCTTCATTGGGGACTGTGGGATGGCCGGCTCAGCCCCGTCATCAGAATTGCGTCGGGTGATCGGGTGACGATCGAGACGCTATCGGCCGAGCCGGATGAAGCGTTCGATGTCGTGAGCGACCTGGTCGAACCGCTTGGCTGCAGCGACATCCCCGCGTCCCGCGGAGCCGCACCGCGGCTATTGACAGGACCGATCCACATCGAGGGCGCCGAACCAGGTGACGTGCTCGAGGTTCGTGTCCTCGATGTCCGCCTGCGATCGGACTGGGGTTGGAACATGAGGGCCCCGACGAGCGCTGCGCGGGAAACCTCATTGGACTTTTGCTGCCGGCATGTCCCGCTCGATCGCACGCGCAATATCGCGCGCCTGCCCTGGGGACGAGAGCTGAGGTTGTCGCCGTGCTTCGGCAACTTCGGTGTCGCGCCGCCGGCGAACTGGGACCCCCGCAAGCCGAACGAAGCGAATGGTTTCAGCGGGCGCATCGACAACAGGGATCTCGGCGTCGGATGCACCGCCTATTTCCCGATCTTCGTCGCAGGCGCATTGTTCTCGGCGGGTCATGGCTACGCGTTGCTCGACGATGGAGCTGCGCAGCTCTCCGCCATCGAAACGGCGCTCGCCGGTACGTTCGAATTTCACATTCACCGCGATCTGCATCTTGCGACCCCTCGGGTCGAGACCACATCCGCGTCGGCCAGCAGATCGACCGTCAATGCGTTCACACCGCAAGGCCGCGACCGACGCACGAACTAA
- a CDS encoding CoA-transferase, whose product MAQRDRSLREKVVSLEEAAGFVQDGMKVGVGGSTMSRTPMAMLWELIRRRRKDLSISRCIVSTDGDLVFGSGIANHVVTSWFAQGILWGLSKVMRHHVENGGKRYEEWSHMAVGMRFRAGGMGVPFLPTRAMLGSDIVGQRPEAKQIDCPFTGEKLLLVPALNPDVALIHVQRCDPYGNAQIDGLQFMDIDLALAANSVILTTERIVSNDQIRRAPDQTKIPFFCVDAVVEVPYGSAPHECYGLYEPMMRHMEAYVAQVNADPVKGMQEYLDRYFYSPKSWNEYLSLIGMDEVLEATQKGRSIYND is encoded by the coding sequence ATGGCGCAGCGCGACCGCAGCCTGCGCGAGAAGGTGGTGTCGCTCGAGGAAGCGGCAGGCTTCGTCCAAGATGGCATGAAAGTGGGTGTTGGCGGGTCGACCATGTCCCGCACGCCAATGGCGATGCTCTGGGAGCTGATCCGCCGGCGTCGCAAGGACCTTTCGATTTCGCGCTGCATCGTCTCGACGGACGGTGACCTCGTGTTCGGATCCGGCATTGCGAATCACGTCGTCACCAGCTGGTTCGCCCAGGGGATTCTCTGGGGCCTGTCCAAGGTGATGCGGCATCACGTGGAAAATGGCGGCAAGCGCTATGAGGAATGGAGCCACATGGCTGTCGGCATGCGCTTTCGCGCCGGCGGCATGGGCGTTCCGTTCCTGCCGACTCGCGCCATGTTGGGGTCGGATATCGTTGGTCAGCGTCCCGAAGCCAAGCAGATCGATTGCCCGTTCACCGGCGAGAAGCTGCTGCTGGTTCCCGCGCTCAACCCCGACGTCGCGCTGATCCACGTCCAGCGCTGCGACCCCTACGGCAACGCCCAGATCGACGGCCTGCAATTCATGGACATCGATCTCGCGCTGGCCGCCAACAGCGTGATCCTCACGACCGAGCGGATCGTCTCGAACGACCAGATCCGGCGCGCGCCGGACCAGACGAAGATCCCGTTCTTCTGCGTCGATGCCGTGGTCGAGGTTCCCTACGGATCGGCGCCGCACGAGTGCTACGGCCTCTACGAGCCGATGATGCGGCACATGGAGGCCTATGTCGCGCAGGTCAACGCGGATCCCGTGAAGGGCATGCAGGAATATCTCGACCGCTATTTTTACAGCCCGAAGTCCTGGAACGAATATCTCTCGCTGATCGGCATGGATGAGGTGTTGGAGGCAACGCAGAAGGGCAGGAGCATCTATAATGACTGA
- a CDS encoding CoA-transferase has translation MTEAQRYTASEILAILSARQLQDGQVVFAGIGVPLLAATLAQRTRCPALTILFEGGVVGAFVEPGKLPPSTNDQRCTKRANMVLGSADVLLLLQRGYVDVGFMGGAQIDQFGNLNSSFIGDPAKPKTRLPGTGGGNDISSLTNMIVAMKHEKRRFVEKVDFITSPGFIRGGTSRRDSGLPSGGMWRVITELAVFGFDDRTRRIKVLALNPGVSREEVQDNTGFRLDFDENLHVTSPPTDHELETLRMLDPDRLFTA, from the coding sequence ATGACTGAGGCGCAGCGCTACACCGCAAGCGAAATTCTCGCGATCTTGAGCGCGCGCCAGCTGCAGGACGGGCAGGTGGTCTTCGCCGGCATCGGCGTGCCGCTGCTCGCTGCAACCCTGGCCCAGCGCACCCGCTGTCCAGCCCTGACCATTCTGTTCGAGGGCGGCGTGGTCGGCGCCTTCGTCGAGCCGGGCAAACTGCCGCCGTCGACCAATGACCAGCGCTGCACCAAGCGCGCCAACATGGTCCTCGGCAGCGCCGATGTCTTGCTGCTGCTCCAGCGCGGTTACGTCGATGTCGGCTTCATGGGCGGCGCCCAGATCGATCAGTTCGGCAATCTGAACTCGTCGTTCATCGGCGACCCGGCGAAGCCGAAGACGCGCCTGCCGGGCACCGGCGGCGGCAATGACATCTCCAGCCTGACCAACATGATCGTCGCGATGAAGCACGAGAAGCGGCGCTTCGTCGAAAAGGTCGACTTCATCACCAGCCCCGGGTTCATCCGCGGCGGCACCAGCCGGCGCGACTCCGGCCTGCCGAGCGGCGGCATGTGGCGCGTGATTACCGAGCTCGCCGTGTTCGGCTTCGACGACAGGACCCGGCGCATCAAGGTGCTGGCGCTCAATCCCGGCGTCAGCCGCGAGGAAGTACAGGACAATACCGGCTTCAGGCTCGACTTCGACGAGAATCTCCACGTCACGTCGCCGCCGACCGACCACGAACTCGAGACGCTGCGGATGCTCGATCCCGACCGTCTCTTCACCGCTTAA